A single region of the Salvia miltiorrhiza cultivar Shanhuang (shh) chromosome 8, IMPLAD_Smil_shh, whole genome shotgun sequence genome encodes:
- the LOC131001320 gene encoding protein ECERIFERUM 26-like has product MEEGLIHGVKLSSVGPANVTGPDAVTEPHNIDLAMKLHYLRGIYFFGSGLAFAGFTILSVKEPLFTWLDQFPVPCGRFRRRDSGRPYIKCNDCGARLIQANSHKTLHEWLHMNNHDYDTLLCANHFIGPELQFSPLVYLQITNFKCGGVAVGLSWAHVLGDAFSAAKFINMLGRAVSGFKPDRPINLPQTLNRPSNPRGLPKSGSDPLSVKRVDPVGDNWVHAAPCKMDTFSFDVKISHLRSKLGGDFPPFEALAAVIWQCVARVRAEARVVNVFRRSEENSGNGTLGNTQIVSVAKADFAVAEANPSELVRLLRDEASDDRRMIDEVVERDGGLSDFIVYGANLSFVNLEEATFYDFECNGQKPVRVVYRVDGVGEKGAVLVLPGVVEGGGGRLVTVMLPENEVAGVKSELKREGVMA; this is encoded by the exons ATGGAAGAAGGGTTGATCCACGGCGTAAAGCTATCGTCGGTGGGGCCGGCGAATGTGACGGGCCCCGATGCGGTGACGGAGCCCCACAATATTGACTTGGCGATGAAGCTCCACTATCTGagagggatctacttcttcggcAGCGGATTAGCGTTTGCCGGCTTCACCATCTTGAGCGTCAAGGAGCCCCTCTTCACCTGGCTCGACCAGTTTCCCGTCCCCTGCGGCCGCTTCCGCCGCCGCGACTCCGGCCGCCCTTACATCAAGTGCAACGACTGCGGCGCCAGGTTGATCCAAGCCAACTCTCATAAAACTCTCCATGAGTGGTTGCACATGAACAACCATGACTATGACACCCTCTTGTGTGCCAACCATTTCATCGGCCCCGAACTTCAATTTTCTCCTCTCGTTTACTTGCAG ATTACGAATTTCAAATGTGGAGGAGTGGCTGTGGGCTTAAGCTGGGCGCATGTTCTCGGAGATGCCTTCTCCGCCGCTAAATTCATCAACATGTTGGGTAGGGCCGTCTCCGGGTTCAAGCCGGACCGCCCCATTAACCTGCCGCAAACTCTAAACAGGCCGTCCAATCCACGCGGACTCCCTAAATCCGGGTCGGATCCCCTTTCCGTCAAACGGGTCGACCCAGTCGGCGACAATTGGGTACACGCGGCTCCATGCAAGATGGACACATTCTCCTTCGACGTCAAAATAAGCCATCTCCGATCAAAACTGGGCGGCGATTTCCCCCCTTTCGAGGCGCTCGCCGCCGTCATCTGGCAGTGCGTGGCCAGAGTTAGGGCTGAGGCGAGAGTCGTGAACGTATTTAGAAGAAGTGAAGAGAATAGCGGTAACGGAACATTGGGGAATACTCAGATTGTGAGTGTGGCCAAGGCTGATTTTGCTGTGGCGGAGGCTAACCCTAGCGAGCTGGTGCGGCTGCTCAGGGATGAGGCTTCCGACGATCGGAGAATGATCGACGAGGTTGTGGAGAGggatggtggattgtcggaTTTCATCGTTTATGGCGCGAATCTGAGCTTCGTGAATCTCGAGGAAGCGACATTTTACGACTTCGAATGTAACGGGCAGAAGCCGGTTAGAGTTGTTTACAGAGTTGACGGCGTCGGCGAAAAAGGCGCGGTCTTGGTGCTGCCGGGAGTAGTGGAAGGCGGAGGAGGGAGGTTAGTGACAGTGATGTTGCCGGAAAACGAGGTTGCCGGAGTTAAGTCGGAGTTGAAGAGGGAAGGAGTGATGGCGTGA
- the LOC131001321 gene encoding uncharacterized protein LOC131001321 has protein sequence MSRCFPFPPPGYERKHPPEDLLLFKEAKRKEHKEKKEKKDKDRKKDKEKKEKDGSEKHRDKKDRKGKHKDKKEKHKDKKKDKEDRGKDKDKSSISEESTVSRKLEERSGENLQPEGHNKHSRFEDKGKQSTLLHGQNGKKPPSQSILPSQATNEARFMQELNRRIRDEEKGGGSQFLQRGADVGKRDEGAAAGIALCNPSQELAEDKDSDGDKSFHVKKLELQGRNGEFTGRSMVQNHSQVAKSKNEGIPRPLEEQNDLRLENKEKYKEAWGNKQGDKQKDRDKKSHGKDKHREKEKEKKKEEKVNATIENEKSEFKNSGRNDLAGATFSKSVKDVVGTAIIEGSVKKRKDMDVNGFVHAGEIRPNKVQRLSVHQSTENGRKLEAPAKSSSGKQDVPNNVWLEHGGWLHNGINEAKKPSPSKPNHPSGVNKFSHQIVVPPKTQHPDPSDVNEAPRIPKMKDHTAEASRRPPHPDSKYLTQILAVPTVGDWSEDDDQEWLFSKKGPPNKPELESVGVNEELQVWSEAVHIESADVCALPYVIPY, from the exons ATGTCTCGCTGCTTTCCATTTCCTCCACCAGGATATGAAAGAAAGCATCCACCAGAAGACTTGCTTCTGTTTAAAGAG GCAAAACGCAAAGAGCACAAAGAGAAAAAGGAGAAGAAGGACAAGGACAGGaaaaaagacaaggaaaagaaggagaagGATGGAAGTGAGAAACATAGAGACAAGAAAGACCGTAAAGGGAAGCACAAGGACAAAAAAGAGAAACACAAGGATAAGAAAAAGGATAAAGAGGACCGGGGCAAGGATAAAGATAAAAGTAGCATCTCGGAAGAATCAACAGTTTCTAGGAAACTTGAGGAAAGAAGTGGAGAGAACCTCCAACCTGAAGGGCACAACAAACATAGCCGTTTCGAGGATAAAGGGAAACAGTCTACCTTATTGCACGGTCAAAATGGAAAGAAGCCGCCTTCACAGAGCATCTTGCCCTCCCAAGCAACCAACGAAGCAAGATTCATGCAGGAACTGAACAGGCGGATCCGAGATGAGGAGAAGGGTGGAGGGAGCCAGTTTCTTCAAAGAGGTGCCGATGTGGGCAAAAGGGATGAAGGGGCAGCAGCTGGAATTGCACTCTGCAATCCTTCACAAGAACTGGCAGAAGATAAGGACAGTGATGGGGATAAGAGTTTCCATGTTAAGAAACTTGAGCTGCAAGGACGCAATGGCGAGTTTACAGGAAGGTCGATGGTCCAAAACCATAGCCAAGTCGCCAAAAGTAAAAATGAAGGGATTCCTAGACCGTTGGAAGAACAAAATGACTTGAGGTTGGAAAATAAAGAGAAATATAAGGAAGCATGGGGTAATAAGCAGGGAGACAAACAGAAAGACAGAGATAAGAAAAGCCATGGAAAGGATAAACAcagggagaaggagaaggagaagaaaaaGGAGGAGAAGGTTAATGCAACCATCGAAAACGAGAAAAGTGAATTTAAAAATTCTGGAAGAAATGATCTTGCTGGTGCTACTTTTAGTAAAAGTGTAAAGGATGTTGTTGGTACTGCTATTATTGAAGGGAGTGTCAAGAAACGGAAAGACATGGATGTTAACGGTTTTGTTCATG CGGGTGAAATCAGGCCTAATAAAGTTCAAAGACTTTCCGTCCATCAGTCAACAGAGAATGGAAGAAAACTTGAAGCCCCCGCTAAATCCTCTTCAGGTAAGCAGGATGTTCCAAACAACGTTTGGTTGGAGCACGGTGGCTGGTTGCACAATGGTATAAACGAAGCCAAGAAACCATCTCCATCTAAACCTAATCATCCTTCCGGTGTTAACAAGTTCAGCCATCAAATTGTTGTACCTCCAAAGACGCAGCACCCTGATCCCAGCGATGTAAACGAGGCACCCAGAATACCCAAGATGAAGGACCACACCGCTGAAGCATCAAGGAGGCCTCCACACCCCGATTCCAAGTATCTAACTCAGATATTAGCAGTCCCCACCGTGGGAGACTGGTCTGAGGATGATGACCAAGAATGGTTATTTAGCAAGAAAGGTCCTCCAAATAAGCCCGAGTTAGAATCAGTTGGGGTCAATGAGGAGCTGCAAGTATGGTCTGAAGCTGTACATATCGAATCAGCTGATGTTTGTGCTCTGCCATATGTGATTCCTTACTGA
- the LOC131001322 gene encoding glycine-rich RNA-binding protein 4, mitochondrial gives MACFNKVGTMLRQSISASSAMTGQSSLLNAIRCMSTKLYIGGLSYGTDDQSLKDAFSSFGEVDFARVVTDRESGRSRGFGFVNFTSEEAANSAMSAMDGQELNGRNIRVSQAQERPPRNNYGGGGGGGYGGGGGGYGGNSYGSGGGGGYGGGGGYGNRNDSY, from the exons ATGGCTTGCTTCAACAAAGTTGGAACCATGTTAAGGCAGAGCATATCTGCCTCTAGTGCAATGACTGGGCAATCCTCGCTGTTAAATGCTATCCGCTGCATGTCCACTAAGCTTTACATTGGAG GGCTTTCTTATGGAACTGATGACCAGTCTCTCAAAGATGCTTTTTCTAGCTTTGGCGAAGTTGACTTTG CAAGAGTTGTCACCGACAGAGAATCTGGAAGATCGAGAGGATTTGGTTTTGTGAATTTCACTAGTGAAGAGGCTGCTAACTCAGCTATGTCAGCAATGGATGGACAG GAATTGAATGGGAGGAACATCCGTGTGAGCCAGGCCCAGGAGAGACCTCCTCGCAATAACTATggcggaggtggtggtggtggttatggcggaggcggtggtggtTATGGAGGCAATAGCTATGGCagtggtggtggcggtggtTATGGAGGAGGAGGCGGGTATGGAAACAGAAACGACAGTTACTAG
- the LOC131001323 gene encoding LOW QUALITY PROTEIN: serine hydroxymethyltransferase 4 (The sequence of the model RefSeq protein was modified relative to this genomic sequence to represent the inferred CDS: deleted 1 base in 1 codon) produces MDAVSEWGNTPLAAVDPEIHDLIEKEKRRQCRGIELIASENFTSFAVIEALGSALTNKYSEGMPGNRYYGGNEYIDQIENLTRSRALQAYRLDPTQWGVNVQPYSGSPANFAAYTAVLNPHDRIMGLDLPSGGHLTHGYYTSGGKKISATSIYFESLPYKVDSKTGYIDYDKLEEKALDFRPKLIICGGSAYPRDWDYKRFRSVADKCGALLLCDMAHISGLVAAQEAADPFEYCDLVTTTTHKSLRGPRAGMIFYRKGPKPAKKGQPEGAIYDFEDKINFAVFPSLQGGPHNHQIGALAVALKQAMTPGFKVYAKQVRANAVALGNYLMSKGYILVTGGTENHLVLWDLRPLGLTGNKVEKLCDLCNITVNKNAVFGDSSALAPGGVRIGAPAMTSRGLVEKDFEQIAEFLHRAVTLTLKIQKEHGKLLKDFNKGLVNNKDIEELKADVEKFSSSFEMPGFLMSEMKYKD; encoded by the exons ATGGACGCCGTATCGGAATGGGGCAACACCCCTCTCGCCGCCGTGGACCCCGAGATCCACGACCTCATCGAGAAGGAGAAGCGCCGCCAGTGCCGCGGGATTGAGCTCATCGCCTCCGAGAACTTCACCTCCTTCGCCGTGATCGAAGCCCTCGGCAGCGCGCTCACCAACAAGTACTCCGAGGGCATGCCGGGCAATCGCTACTACGGCGGCAACGAGTACATCGACCAGATCGAGAACCTCACCCGCTCGCGCGCCCTCCAGGCCTACCGCCTCGACCCAACTCAGTGGGGCGTCAATGTCCAGCCCTACAGCGGCTCCCCAGCGAACTTCGCCGCCTACACGGCGGTGCTAAACCCGCACGACCGGATCATGGGGCTCGATCTGCCCTCCGGCGGCCATCTCACGCACGGCTACTACACCTCCGGTGGGAAGAAGATCAGCGCCACGTCGATCTACTTCGAGAGCTTGCCGTACAAGGTTGATTCCAAGACCGGGTACATTGATTACGATAAGTTGGAGGAGAAAGCGCTCGACTTCAGGCCCAAGTTGATTATCTGCGGAGGGAGTGCTTACCCTAGGGATTGGGATTACAAGAGATTCAGGTCGGTTGCGGATAAGTGCGGCGCGCTTCTTCTCTGCGATATGGCACACATTAGCGGCCTCGTTGCTGCTCAG GAAGCCGCTGATCCATTTGAGTACTGCGACTTGGTAACGACGACCACTCACAAGAGTCTGAGGGGTCCAAGGGCGGGCATGATCTTCTACAGGAAAGGGCCAAAGCCAGCCAAGAAGGGGCAGCCCGAGGGTGCAATTTACGACTTTGAGGATAAGATCAACTTTGCCGTCTTCCCCTCCCTTCAGGGCGGCCCCCATAACCACCAGATTGGTGCTCTTGCAGTAGCTCTGAAGCAGGCCATGACCCCTGGTTTCAAGGTGTATGCTAAGCAAGTGAGGGCGAATGCAGTCGCACTCGGGAATTATCTCATGAGCAAAGGGTACATTCTTGTGACTGGTGGAACTGAGAATCACTTGGTTCTATGGGATCTTCGACCTCTTGGTCTAACTG GAAACAAAGTTGAGAAACTCTGTGATCTTTGCAACATTACTGTTAACAAGAATGCTGTGTTTGGTGACAGTAGTGCCTTGGCTCCTGGAGGAGTTCGCATTG GTGCTCCTGCCATGACATCGAGG GGGTTGGTCGAGAAAGACTTCGAGCAGATTGCTGAATTCCTCCACCGGGCTGTCACCCTGACATTGAAGATCCAGAAGGAGCACGGTAAGCTACTGAAGGACTTCAACAAGGGCCTAGTGAACAACAAAGACATTGAAGAGCTCAAGGCTGATGTCGAAAAATTCTCCTCTTCATTCGAGATGCCGGGCTTCCTCATGTCAGAGATGAAGTACAAAGACTAA
- the LOC130998112 gene encoding uncharacterized protein LOC130998112: MSSATQGSNGFARGCRTKKTDKKRRSWSTSEQEVLLTALKELVAQGWKSDNGFRAGYLKKLEEAMKKTFPTTDVKGMPHKNSKTTTWKKDYYSLSLMLSNSGVGFNVDGKHMVDCTDEQWEAITKKDRNALNMRYKSWPYLDQWREIFGKDRATGEEVEDLMEAAHQMYHKIDLSQEQIDAPAKPRSQSLSCAHLAGRGSKRDESDKLFEVLAEIGHGTKERLDTIAGRMGYDYDVSAARKHMFSQLTAIPGLSQKAIFEVTDLLAKEVERLDVFTSLPDEAKADYVYYLLDMINK; the protein is encoded by the exons ATGAGCTCCGCGACTCAAG GAAGCAATGGGTTTGCACGAGGTTGTCGCACCAAAAAAACAGATAAGAAGCGTCGAAGCTGGTCGACGAGCGAACAAGAAGTCCTATTGACTGCCTTGAAGGAGTTGGTCGCCCAAGGATGGAAATCCGATAACGGATTTCGCGCGGGATACTTGAAAAAGTTGGAGGAGGCAATGAAAAAGACATTTCCTACTACCGATGTGAAGGGCATGCCTCACAAAAACTCCAAGACGACCACGTGGAAGAAGGACTACTATTCTTTATCATTGATGTTGTCAAATAGTGGAGTGGGTTTCAATGTGGATGGCAAGCACATGGTTGACTGCACTGACGAACAGTGGGAAGCTATTACGAAG AAAGATAGAAATGCATTAAATATGCGCTATAAGAGTTGGCCTTACCTTGATCAATGGAGAGAGATTTTCGGGAAAGATAGGGCGACGGGTGAAGAAGTTGAAGACCTAATGGAAGCGGCTCATCAAATGTACCACAAAATCGATCTTAGCCAAGAACAGATCGACG CACCAGCCAAACCCAGAAGCCAGAGCCTGTCGTGCGCCCATCTAGCAGGAAGAGGAAGCAAACGAGACGAGTCCGACAAACTGTTCGAGGTGTTGGCAGAAATCGGGCACGGGACAAAGGAGAGACTCGACACAATTGCTGGGCGAATGGGATATGATTACGATGTATCCGCAGCAAGAAAGCATATGTTCTCACAACTGACAGCTATCCCCGGTCTGTCCCAAAAAGCAATATTTGAGGTGACCGACCTACTTGCCAAGGAGGTGGAACGCCTCGATGTGTTTACCAGCCTGCCGGATGAAGCCAAAGCAGATTACGTCTACTACTTGCTTGACATGATAAACAAGTAG